The nucleotide sequence TGTCCATGCTGGTGTTGAGCGCGGCGCTCGTGGCCACCAACTGGGGTACGTTCATCTGGGCCGTGGTCAACGATCACGTGATCGAGGCGAGTCTCGGTTATTACATCAATCCATTGCTGAATGTGGCATTGGGCTTCGTGGTCCTCGGCGAGCGCCTGCGCCGACTGCAGTGGGTCGCGGTAGCGGTGGCTGCGGCGGGTGTCGTCTTTTCGGTCGTCGCCTACGGGCAGGTGCCCTGGATCGGCTTGATCCTGGCCGGCTGTTTCGGCTTCTATGGCCTGATTCGCAAGCGGCTGTCCGTCGACAGCGTCACCGGCCTGCTGGTCGAGACGCTGCTGCTATCGCCGCTTGCGCTGGTCTGGCTGGGCTGGCTGTATGCCCACGGCGAGGCCGCGTTCGGTATCGACGGCGCGCGTACCGATGCGCTGCTGTTCGGCGCGGGTGTCCTCACGATCGTGCCTTTTACCCTGTTCGCTGCCGGGGCCCGTCGGCTGCCGCTGGCGACCATCGGCATCATTCAGTACATCACGCCGACCCTGCATTTTTTGACTGGTGTCGTGCTGTTCCATGAGCCGTTGACGACCGCCGATATCACGACCTTTGCCTGTATCTGGCTGGCGTTGTCGATCTATACCGTCGATATCGTCCGTGCGCAGTGGGGCGCGTGGACGATGGCTCGCGCGGGATGACGGCGCGTGATGACGGCCAGCCTGGGCACTGTGCGCCGCGTCCAAAACCGGTTCGTTCGCGTTTTTATGCCATGCCGCGCGCCCGGGGCCGGCATGCTCTGTTCGGGGCCCGCGACTTATCGCCGATGGTTGCGTCGGCAGCTGGCCAGTACGGTAGGCGGGCCGCGCGTCCGCCGACGCATGTTTTCTTTCGACCCGGTGTGCCCGGCACGTCGCCCGGTGCATAGACCGCCATGTCTTTACGTCATCTATCCAGTGGAGACGATACGCGCCGCGCCGCGGTTCTGCGTGTGGTGTTGATAATTCCCATGTTGTTCGGCCTGGTGTTCGTGCCGATCAACCTGCTTCAGGACCGGCTGCCGCTCGCGTTGGCCGAGGTCGGCATGATGATCTACGCGGGTGTGATCTATCGTCTGCTCGGGCGCGGGCTGTCGCTTCGGTCTGCGACCTGGGCCTATCTGATTCCGTTTCTGTCCGTGCTCGTCTTTGCTCTGGCCACGGCGGCGAATGTGTCGGTATTCGTTTGGGCGCTGGTGATCCCCCTGGTCTCGCACCGCCTGCTCGGGCGCCGCGACGGGTCCATTGTCGGGCTGGTTTTTCTCGCGCTGGCGGCGGCGATCATGCTCCTGCGTTTCGGCTTCGCACCCACGGTCGTCGAATGGGCCGAGATGAGCGACGCGCTGCTGTGTGCCGCTACGCTGTTCGCGATCTCCCTGGCGCACGAGATCGAGATCACGCGCGCCGAGCATCAGTTGCGTCAGCGTGCCGATCTCGACAGTCTCACCCATCTAGCCAGCCGCGTGCGATTCCGCGAACTGTTCGACCAGGCCCGACGGGCCGCCCAGCGCGGCGAACCCGGGGCGCCCACGCACGTATCGATGATCCTCATCGACCTGGACCATTTCAAGCGCATCAACGATCGCTATGGCCACGATATCGGCGACATCGTGCTGGAAGCGGTGGCGATGCGGCTACTCCACCAGTGTCGCGAGGCCGATATCCTGGGCCGTGTGGGCGGCGAAGAGCTGGCGATTCTGCTGTTCGATCTCGATCATGCCGACGCGGTCCAGCAGGCCGAGCGGCTGCGGCAAACCGTTTCAGATACGCCGGTGGCGGCACGCGATCATGCGGTCGCGGTGACCTTGAGTCTTGGTGTGGCGAGTTTTTCGCTGGCCGGGCACAGCTTCGAGGAAATCTTCGCCGAGGCCGATGCGCGGCTGTACCAGGCCAAGCGCGAGGGGCGGAACCGTACCCAGGGCCAGCCGGTTGCTGCGCAGGCGCGTCAATTGCGCCTACTGGAGCCGTCGCCGGAACGCCGGGACTGATTACACGATGCGCGCTGAAATGGCCATTGCACCCGGCAATACGGCGCCGACACGCCGGTCATCGTACGCCGGGCATTCGGGTTTGCCTGCGTCTTGATTACGTCTAGAGTTCAGTCAAAGGCTTGACGACGCGATGGCTTGCACCTGAAGCAGCAATGCTTTGGCCCTCCTTCCTTATTTGCGCTCATGCACGTGCATTCGCGGACGCACTGCCTGCTTATTCAGCCCGCTGTGCGTTGCCAATAGTCAAGTCCCGCGTCAATTCGTTTTATGATCGCTGTCGACAAAATGCACCACGCGCCGTAGCGGGAACCCGGGCGCGCCATAGTGGCTGTGCTTGCCGTGCGCTTTGGCGACAGCGTCGGGTTCATCGGGAACATGGTCGCCGAATCGCACCGGCGCGAGCTTGTGCGCGGCCGTGTGGATATGCATCACGTATCGACGCGCCGCGGTGCGCGATAGCGGCTGCCCGGCGGGCGCGCAATGATAGCCGAAGTATGCCCGGCTCGGTCGCCGCCTCGGGTCGTCGGGCGGGATGTCCCAGGCGCGCACGAAGGCCACGCAATGGCGCGGGGCCGCAGCGGCCGGCACGGGCGCAGAGCGCGTAAATCGCGCCAGGATCGCCTTGGCATGGGCCGCGCCGTGGCCGACGGGTACCAGCTGTTTGCTGTGCCAGGTCAATTGTACCGGGTCGCGGTTGAATCGCCACTGCTTCGCGGTCAGCGCATGCAGCCGATACACGGAAAAATCGAGTGCGGTCTGGATGCCATTGGCCTCCAGGTACATGGCTTCGGTGATCGCGCCTTGCCGCCGGCGGCGGTGATACTCG is from Salinisphaera sp. LB1 and encodes:
- the rarD gene encoding EamA family transporter RarD; its protein translation is MTPRSSSSPFSQPTLGLGAAVAAFLTWGVLPLYFHLIDLSVSPWEILAHRILWTAALLGIAVVLLRRTDRVVAVFVDRRLLSMLVLSAALVATNWGTFIWAVVNDHVIEASLGYYINPLLNVALGFVVLGERLRRLQWVAVAVAAAGVVFSVVAYGQVPWIGLILAGCFGFYGLIRKRLSVDSVTGLLVETLLLSPLALVWLGWLYAHGEAAFGIDGARTDALLFGAGVLTIVPFTLFAAGARRLPLATIGIIQYITPTLHFLTGVVLFHEPLTTADITTFACIWLALSIYTVDIVRAQWGAWTMARAG
- a CDS encoding GGDEF domain-containing protein — translated: MSLRHLSSGDDTRRAAVLRVVLIIPMLFGLVFVPINLLQDRLPLALAEVGMMIYAGVIYRLLGRGLSLRSATWAYLIPFLSVLVFALATAANVSVFVWALVIPLVSHRLLGRRDGSIVGLVFLALAAAIMLLRFGFAPTVVEWAEMSDALLCAATLFAISLAHEIEITRAEHQLRQRADLDSLTHLASRVRFRELFDQARRAAQRGEPGAPTHVSMILIDLDHFKRINDRYGHDIGDIVLEAVAMRLLHQCREADILGRVGGEELAILLFDLDHADAVQQAERLRQTVSDTPVAARDHAVAVTLSLGVASFSLAGHSFEEIFAEADARLYQAKREGRNRTQGQPVAAQARQLRLLEPSPERRD